The genomic segment CGCCACTGGCGGCAACAACGTCACCGGACAGGATCTGACCATCAACGGCTCCGTCTCGGAAACCGTCACCGTTCAGGATGATGCCTCCGCCAAGGAAATCGCCGCCCTGATCAATGCCGTTTCCGACAAGACCGGTGTCCAGGCCACCGCCCGCACTCGCGCCACCCTTACCGACCTGTCCGCGGACGGCGTCGTATCCATGAACCTCAACGGCTCCAGCATCTCGGCCAACGTTACCACCACCGACCTCACCGAGCTGGCCAACGCCATCAACTCCAAGACCGGCGCCACTGGCATCATCGCCCTCCTGGACATCACCAAGACCATCGTCACCCTCGAGCATGCCAGCGGCGAGGACATCAGCATCCTCGACTTCAACAGCTCGGCGGCCGTGTCCAGCAATACCGCTCCCGAGACCGTGACCCTGGCGGTGCAGGGCTACAAAGCCGACACGAGCGACCCTACCGGATATGTGTCTTCCGGCAATCCGGCCATACTCGAGGCGGGTGGCATTACCTCCGTGGCAGGCAGCCGTGACTCAACAGTGATCGGTGGGAATGTTGAATTCAAGGCATCCGGCGGCTATTTCAGTCTTTCCAGTTCCCTCGGCGAATCCGAAGGCGGACTGTTCGCCGGCGAGGCGGATCAGCTCCGGGCAAGCGAAAAGCTGAAACTCAACGAGGTCGATATCAGCACGGTAGTGGGCGCCAACCGCGCCATTGATATTGCCGATGGCGCGCTGGCAAGAATCAACAGTATCCGTGCCGACCTGGGTGCAGTACAAAACCGCTTTGGCACCACCATCGCCAACCTCTCGACATCCGCCGAAAACCTGACATCAGCCCGCTCCCGGATCCAGGATGCCGACTTTGCGGCAGAAACTGCCGCACTGACCCGCGCCCAGATACTGCAACAGGCTGGCGTCGCGATGCTGGCCCAGGCCAACGCCCTGCCCCAGCAGGTTCTGCAATTACTGCAAGGCTAATCGCCAGTACTTCACCAAGCCCGCGCCAAGGCGCGGGCTTTTGCTTTGTAGTCAGCCCGTTGGACAAAAATGGTCCAGCGGCAGGAAAAAGATAAACCCTGGCGGCACAGGAACTCAGCCAGCTTTCCCTCGCTGGTTCCGCTCTTGCGCATGGAACCCTTGGCACGAAAGAGTTTCCAACATTTGGCGCATATGGCTACTCCCGTCCGAAACGATCAGATGGGAGGCGCTGTTGTGGTTATATTTTTCACCCAATCTAGACTGGAATACATCCTGCTCTACAGAATTGGCGGCATTTGCCGATAATTTGTACAGGTAAGGAACAGACATCATGGCGGGACTTTCATCTCCAGGTATTGGCTCAGGACTCGACATCAACGGCTTGATCACCAAGCTGATGGAGGTCGAGAAGGCGCCGTTGACCGCGCTGGACAAGAAGGAAACCGACTATCAGGCCAAGCTGACGGCCTACGGGACTCTCAAGGGAGCGTTTTCGACATTTCAGACAGCCGCCAATGGGCTTTCCTCCACCAGCAAGTTCAATGCATTCAAGGCCACTGCCGCCGACACCAGCATTCTGTCCGCCAGCACCAGCAGCATCGCAAAAACAGGCAGCTACTCCATCGAGGTCAAGGCGCTCGCTTACGCTCACAAGATCGCGTCGACCGCCTTCGATGATCCGGCCAGCGCTGTTGGCACCGGCACCCTGACCCTGGATTTCGGCACTTACGACAGTGGCGGCAATACATTTACCGTCAATGCCGACAAGACCTCGAAATCCATCACCATCGACTCGACGAACAACTCCCTGGCCGGTATTCGCGACGCCATCAACGAAGCCGACGCCGGAGCCACGGCGAGCATCATCAACGACGGGACCGGCTATCGACTGGTCATCTCCTCTGGCGAGGGCGGGGCAGACAACTCATTGCGCATCCTGGTCAGCGGTGACAATTCCGGCTCCGACACCGATACCACAGGCTTGTCACAACTGGCCTACAACCCGGTTGCAGCCGCGGGTAGCGGCAAAAATCTAGAAGAAAAAGTGGCCGCCCAGAACTCCGAGGTCTGGATTGATGGCATTGCCGTCATCAAAAGCTCCAATACCATCAGCGATGCAATCAGCGGCCTCACCCTGACGCTGCTCAAGGAAAGCGAAGTAGGCGTTCAGACGACGCTGACCGTGGCCCGCGACACGACCAATGTCAAGACAGCGATCGAAGACTTCGTCAAGGCATACAACGACCTCGCGGCCACGATGAAGGAACTGGGCGGGTACGACTTCACCACGCAAAAGGGTGGACTGCTGCTGGGGGACACCACCCTGCGCGGCATGCAGGCGCAGGCTCGATCCATCTTGACGCAGAAACTGGCGTACGCCGATGGCGGCGTGAGCTCGCTTTCCGATCTGGGCATCAGTTTTCAGCGGGACGGCACCCTGGCCACCAATAGCGGCAAGCTCGACAGCGTGCTTGCCGATCCGACGAAGAACGTGGCTGGCCTGTTTGCCGTCATGGGCGTACCCAGCGATAGCCTCGTCAGCTATGCAAGTTCCACGAGCGCTACCCAGGCCGGCCGCTACGGTCTCAATATCACCCAGATTGCCACCCGCGGCACTGCCGTGGGCTCCAATGCCCTGGCTGCCAGTACCGTCATCACTGCCGGCGTCAACAACTCCCTGACCCTGAAACTTAATGGCACGGCAGCCACCATTTCCCTGACGGCGGGCACCTATACCCGCGATGAACTGGTGGCGGCATTGCAATCAAAAATAAACAGCGACAGCTCCTTCCAGTCGCTGGGATATACAGTCACCGCCTCGCACAATGCCGGGCTTATAACTCTGACATCCACGAAATACGGTTCGTCTTCGAGTGTCCAGATCACCACAGGCAATGCGCTTGCGACGCTGTTCGGTACAGCCACCAGCACCACCGGCGTGAATGTGGCGGGACAAATTGGAGGCGTGACGGGAACCGGCGATGGGCAAATATTGAAGGGTGCCGGTGACGCCAGCGGTCTTCAGTTGCTGATCGAGGGAGGCAACACGGGTGCGCGGGGAACTGTGGGTTTCTCCAAGGGCTTGGCCTGGCAACTCAACCAAGCCTTGACCAGCATACTGGGAGAAGACGGTACGCTCGCCAGTCGAACCCAGGGCATAGACCGGTCCATCGACGACATAGGGCTGCGGCGTGAAACCCTGACCAAGCGACTGGCCGCCACCGAAAAACGCTATCGTGCCCAATTCACCGCCCTGGATTCACTCGTTGCCTCGATGCAACAAACATCCAACTACCTGACTCAACAACTGGCCAATCTGCCCAGTACATCCAATAGCAATTAAGGAGAAATTCCATGTTCGGCATGATGACCAACCCAAGGGCAGCTTATGAGACGGTGGAGGTCAATGTCCGTGCAGAGGTAGCGGAACCGCACCAGTTGATTCTGATGCTTTATGAAGGCGCTCTTCAATCGATTGCCAAGGCTCTGCTGCAACTGGAAAGTCATGATATGGGTGGCATGAGCCAGTCACTCAATCGTGCGATCGACATCATTGCCATGGGCCTGAAGGCCAGCCTGGATTACAAGTCCGGCGCAGACTTGGCCGAGAGTCTGTCCGCACTCTACGACTATATGTGCGAGCGGCTACAGGCAGCAAATATCAAGGGGGATCGAGCGAGCATTCAGGAAGTTGAAGCTCTATTGCGGGAACTACACAGTGCCTGGGCGGAAATAGCCAACGATCCCGCCGTAGTTTCCAAGAGCAGGAACGCGGCCTGATCGTTACCATGCTGGCGATGCCTACCCAGATCGAAATTTACGAAGACATGAGCACACTGTCGTCCCTGATGGTGGAGGCGGCGCGCACTCATGACTGGGACCGCCTCGTCGGACTTGAGCGCTCGGTGTCCTCCCTGCGTGAAATCCTGATCGCGGAGGACGACAATGCATCGCTCTCGGTGGCGGAGGTCGAGCGCAAACGCTCCCTGATTCAACGCATCCTCCAGGATGATGCAGAAATCCGCCGCCACACTGAACCCTGGATGGAACATGTACGCAAGTTTTTAGGGGGCGAGACGATGCGCAAGAATGTCGAGCGAGCCTACAGCACCGGCCGCTAGCGCCTTGCGCAATGGGGGCGGAACGGCAACCAATGCCCCCCATCCATTTTCGGACATCTTCCGTCGATCATGGCCCTGATCCCCTCTGACGCCGGCATCCGCATGAGGATGCAGACCGAGGCCCAGCTTCAGCCTCTGGCGCCGATCCGGGGGGTTCCGGCCGACCTGCCCGATCTGCAACCGGGGCAGATTTTTTCGGCGCGAATCAATCATGTGCTGCCCGACAATACTTACCGCGCACTAGTGGCTGGCAAGGAATTGACCCTGGCCTTGCCCCATGGTGCCAAGGCCGGTGATACCCTGGAACTGGTTGTGGTGGACCGCTCGCCCAGAGCAGTTATCGCCCAGTTGGCCATACCGCCGGAGCTGAAACCGGGCGTCGTCTTTACTGCCCTGATTCATGAGACTCTGCCGGAAAACACCTACCGGGCGCAGGTGGGCGACAAAACGGTCACCTTGAAACTGGATGTGCCTGCCAGGGAGGGCGAACGGCTGGAACTGACGGTCATCGACCGCTCCAGCCGCCTGGTGGAGGCTCAGGTAATGGGCCGACCCGGTGTCGGGAACACGGCGGAGCCCTACCCCTTCACCCGCCTCTCACCCGCCGCCCAAATGATAGGAAAGTTACTGATCAGCGAAGGCCAGACACCGGAACCCGCGCTCCTCAATGGCGGCCAGCCCATCCTGACTGCCCCGCCCCGGGACGCAGCGGAGCTGGCACCCAGACTGGCCCAAGCCGTCAATCAGAGCGGCCTGTTCTACGAGGCCCACCAAGCCCAGTGGGTGATGGGCAGGTTGCCCACCGAGACTTTGCTGAAGGAGCCCCAGGGGCAACAACAGGTGTCCGGACAGCCTGTCATGCAGAGAACAGGAGAGCCGACCTCTGTGGAGCTTCGCCCTCAACTCCCGATTACCGCCACGCCCACGATACCAGTCACAGTGGAAAAAATTCCCGACGCCCTGCTACCCCTGGTCCAGCAGCAGCTGGACGCCGCAGCGACCCAACGCCTGCTATGGCATGGTGAGGTCTGGCCGGGGCAGACCATGGAATGGGAAATACAACGCGATGCCCCTGAGCGGGAAGTCGACGATATGCCCACCAGTTGGTCTACCCGACTGGCCCTGACCACCCCCCGACTGGGGCGAACTGAAGCCAGCCTGCAACTGGGGCCAGGTGGCTTGCGTATCACCATGACTGCCGGGAATGAAACCAGCGCCGCCGACCTGCGCCAGGAGAGTGCGGCCCTAGGCGCTGCGTTGGAGGCCGCTGGCATTCCCATGCTTTCGTTTCTGGTGCGTCATGGTGAATAAGCCGCCCTCCGACGAGCGGGCGCTGGCGGTGGCCCTGGCCTACGCTCCCGGCGATGCCGCACCCAAGGTGGTGGCCAAGGGCCGGGGGCTGATCGCGGACGAAATCATTCACCGAGCCAGGGAACACGGCATCTACGTTCATGAATCGCCGGAACTGGTGACCCTGCTGATGCAGGTAAATATGGACGACCATATCCCCCCCCAGCTCTATATCGTGGTGGCGGAACTGCTGGCTTGGCTTTACCAGGTTGAAAGCGACAAACCAGCCCAGTAACCGAATCTGGGGAAAATACAGCCTGTCGGTTAGAATCGGACAAGATAGTTTGGCCGCGTATGAACGAAACTCCCCCCCTCTCCTCGCCGGAATCCAAGGAATCGCCGTCGATCCTCCTCGAATCGGGCGGTTTCGATCGGTACATGCTGCACGGCAGGAATGAAATACTCTACTTGCTCAAATCGCTGATCGAACACGTCTGTCAGATCACGGTTTTCTTCGGCGAAAAGAACCTGCTGCTGACTTCGGTGATCGAGGTCGATGAAAATGGCCTGCTCCTGGACTACGGTGCCAGTGCCGAAATGAACCGCAAGGCCCTGGAAGCGGCCAAACTGTTCTGCGTCACCAATTTGGAGAAGGTCAAGGTGCAGTTCATCCTGCGGGGCCTGACCAAGGTCGAATACGAGGGCAGGCCAGCCTTCCGCGCCGACCTGCCCGACAGCATGCTACGTCTGCAGCGGCGGGAGTACTACCGCCTGACGATGCCCATCACCCGACCCCTGAAATGCATTATCCCCATTCAGCCAGACGATGGATTCACCGACACGGTGGAGGTGGACGTCGTCGATATCAGTGGCGGCGGCCTGTCCATAGTCAATCTTCCTGAGCGATTCCTGTCCGAGGAAAACACGGAAATTCCCAATTGCCGCATCGACCTGCCCGACGTGGGGGTAATTGCCGCCACACTCATGGTCCGCACCACTTTCGAGATCGTCCTGCGCAGCGGCACCCGGATGAGACGCACCGGCTGCGAATTCGTCAAGCTGCCGGGCCCCATGGCGACTCTGATCCAGCGCTACATCCTCAAGGTTGAGCGAGAACGCAAGGCGAGGGAGGCTGGCCTGACCTGATCCCCGAGGCAAAGAGGGAATCCCCCCTCTATTCCGGCCTCGAATTTACCTCCCCCGGTTTCACCCTTCCTTACCCATGAGCAACTACGACGAATCATCCTTCCGCGTCCTGAAGGGACTGGAACCTGTGCGCGAACGTCCGGGCATGTACACCCGCACCGATTCGCCGGCCCATATCATTCAGGAAGTCATCGATAACGCCGCCGACGAGGCCCTGGCCGGCCACGCCAAAAACATCCATGTGATGCTGCACCAGGACGGTTCCATTTCCGTCACCGATGACGGACGGGGCATCCCGGTGGGGCTCCACCCCGAGGAACAGATTCCCGTGGTGGTACTGGCCTATACCCGGCTCCACGCCGGGGGCAAGTTCGACAAGCGTTCCGGCAACTCCGCCTATGCGTTCTCCGGAGGCCTGCACGGGGTGGGGGTTTCCGTCACCAACGCGCTTTCCCTGCGGGTGGCGGTGGAAGTGCGGCGAGAGGGCAAGGTCTGGGGGCTGGAATTTGCCGAGGGCGGCGAGAAGGTGGGCTCGCTCCAGGAACTCGGCGCCTGCGGCCGGCAGACCGGCACCCGGGTGCGGGTCTGGCCCGACCCCCGGTATTTCGATTCCCCCAAGGTCCCCTTGAACGAACTGGAGCGGCTGCTGCGCTCCAAGGCCGTGTTGCTCCCAGGCGTGAAGGTCACCCTGGACACCGAGCAGCCCGATGGCCGCTTCCTGACCAAGACCTGGAGCTACACCCAGGGCCTGGCCGGTTATCTGCGTGAACTGGCTGGCGATCAGGAGATGGCCTGTCCCATCTATGCCAGCGAGAAATACGCCGGCGCCCAGGATGCCGACTTCGCCGAGGGAGAGGGCGCCGCCTGGGCCATCGGCTGGTTCCCCGAGGGAGTGAGCTCCGAGTCCTATGTGAACCTGATTCCCACCGTAGCCGGCGGCACCCATGAGTCAGGACTGCGGGCCGGGGTGTTCGAGGCGGTGAAAACCTTCGTCGAACACCACACTCTGCTGCCCCGGGGCGTCAAGTTGCAGCAGGACGATGTCTGCGGCCGCATGGGCTTCGTCCTCTCGGCCCGGCTGCTGGACCCCCAGTTCCAGGGCCAGGTGAAGGAAAAGCTCAATTCCCGGGAAGCCGTGAAGCTGGTCTCCAGCCAGGTGCGAGACCCCTTCGAGGTCTGGCTGAATCTTCACGTGGAAGCCGGCAAGGCCATTGCCGAACTGGCCATCAAGCAGGCCCTGGCACGGCAGAAGAACGCCCAGAAGGTGGAAAAGAAGAAGCAGTCCGGTGTGGCGGTGCTGCCAGGCAAGCTCACGGACTGCGAATCCACCGACATTGGCGAGAATGAATTGTTCCTGGTGGAGGGCGACTCCGCCGGCGGCTCCGCCAAGATGGCCCGCAACAAGGAAACCCAGGCCATCCTGCCCCTGCGTGGCAAAGTGCTCAATACCTGGGAGGTGGAGGCCGGCAGGCTCTTCGCCAATGCTGAAATCCACGACATCGCCGTGGCCCTGGGGGTGGACCCCCATGATCCGGAGGACAAGCCGGATCTCTCCAACCTACGCTACGGCAAGGTGGTGATCATGTCCGATGCGGACGTGGATGGCGCCCACATCCAGACCCTGCTGTTGACCCTGTTCTACCGCCACTTCCCGGCATTGATCGACAACGGTCATGTGCATATCGCACAACCGCCCCTGTATCGCATCGACGTGCCTGCCAGTGGCAAGAAGCGGCCGGCCCGGCGGCTCTACGCCCTGGATGAGGGTGAATTGCACGCCATGCGGGACCGCCTGGAGAAGGAAGGCATCGCCGCCGACAAAATAGAGGTGGGGCGCTTCAAGGGCCTGGGTGAAATGAACCCCGAACAACTCAGGGAAACCGCCATGGACCCGGCCACCCGCCGGGTACTGCCCGTGACCTTGCGCCCCGAGGCAAGGGAGGAAACCCTGAAGCTGTTCAACCTGCTGATGGGCAAGGGTGAAGCCTCGGGCAGGCGAGCCTGGATGGAAGCCAAGGGACACTTGGTGGAAGCGGATATCTGATGACGACCGAAACTCCCGACCTGTTCGATACCCCCCCCCCGGCGATACCCCCTACCCCGGTTTTCGACGACGGCTCCACCCTGCCCCTGGATACCTACGCCGAACAGGCCTACCTGGCCTATGCCATGAGCGTAGTGCGCTCCCGCGCCCTGCCCCAGGTGGAAGACGGCATGAAGCCGGTGCAGCGCCGCATCCTCTACGCCATGAGCGAGATGCGCCTGTCACCGACCGCCAAGCACGTGAAGTCGGCCCGAGTAGTGGGCGACGTGATCGGCAAGTATCACCCCCATGGCGATTCCAGCATCTATGACGCAATGGTGCGGGTAGCCCAGGACTTCAGCCTGCGCTACCCCCTGGTGGACGGCCAGGGCAACTTCGGTTCCCGGGACGGCGATGGCGCAGCGGCCATGCGTTACACCGAATGCCGCCTGACTCCCATCGCCGAACTGCTGCTGGCGGAGATCGATCGGGGCACGGTGGATTTCGTCTCCAACTACGACGGAGCCTTCCAGGAACCGTCCCTGTTACCAGCACGCCTGCCCTTCGTGCTGTTGAACGGCGCTTCCGGCATTGCCGTGGGCATGGCGACGGAGATTCCTGCCCATAATTTAAGGGAGGTGGCCGAAGCCGCCCGGCTGCTGATCAAGAAGCCCGAAGCGGTACTGGAGGAAGTGCTGGCGGTGCTTCCGGGACCGGACTTTCCCGGCGGGGGGCAATTGATTTCCTCCCCCGCCGACATCCGCGACGCCTATGCCAGCGGCCGCGGCTCCCTGCGACTGCGGGCGCGCTGGCGGATCGAGGAACTGGCCCGGAACCAGTGGCGGGTAATCGTCAATGAACTGCCCCATGGCGTATCCACCGCCCAGGTGCTATCCGAGATCGAGACCCTGACCAATCCCCAGCCCAAGGCGGGCAAGAAGGATGTCACTCAGGAACAGAAAAACCTCAAGCAGGTGGTGCTGGGGGTGCTCGACACCGTACGCGATGAATCCAACGAAAATGCGCCGGTGCGCATCGTGCTGGAGCCGCGTTCGTCCCGTATCTCACAAGAGGAATTCATGGCGGTACTGCTGGCCCACACCAGCCTGGAGGCCAGCACTTCCCTGAACTTCACCATGATCGGCCGCAATGGCCGGCCCCAGCAGAAGAACCTGCTCCAGATCTTGCACGAGTGGATCGACTTCCGCTTCGCCACCGTGGAACGGCGCAGCCGCCATCGGCTGGGGGAAGTGGAGCGCCGCATCCACATTCTGGAAGGCCGCATGACGGCGTTCCTGCGCATCGAGGAAGTGATCCGGGTCATCCGCGAATCCGACGAGCCCAAGGCCGAACTGATGGCCCACTTCGGGCTGAGCGAGATCCAGGCCGAGGACATTCTGGAAATCCGACTGCGCCAGTTGGCGCGGCTGGAAGGCATACGCATCGAGAAGGAACTGGGCGACCTGCGGGAGGAACAGGGCCGCCTGCAAACCCTGCTGGACTCCCGGCCGGAAATGACCCGCCTGATCCTGAAGGAAATCGCCGACGACGCCAAACAGTTCGGCGACCCGCGCCGCACCCTGATCGAGGCGGTGGCCTATACCGGCCCGGCAGAGGTCTCCGTGCCCGACGAACCGGTGACGGTGATCCTGTCCAAGAACGGCTGGGTGCGCAGCCGCCAAGGCCACGGCGTGGACACGGCGTCGATTTCCTACAAGACCGGGGACCATGCCTTCCTGGTCGCCGAGTCCCGCACCGTCTGGCCTCTGGTGCTGATTGACGACAACGGCCGCGCCTATAGCGTGAAGGTCTCCGACCTGCCCGGCGGTCGCGGCGACGGCGTACCCATCACAACCCTGGTGGACTTCCAGGATGGAGCCAAGATCAGCCAAGCCATCAGCGCCGATCCGGAAGGCAAGTACCTCTTCGCCGGCAGCGGCGGCTATGGTTTCGTGGCCAGACTGGGAGATCTGGTGGGGCGCAACAAAGCGGGCAAGTCCTTTCTGTCCCTGGACAAGGGAGAGCAGCCCCTCAAGCCTGCACCGGCAAATGGAGCCACCCTCTGCGCCCTCTCGGCCATCGGCCGTCTGCTGCTGTTCCCCTTGGCGGACATGCCAGAAATGAGCAAGGGCCGGGGCAACAAGATCATGGATCTGGAACCAGCCGACTCACTGCTGGCGGTCTGCGTGAATTACGGCAACAGCCTGACCATCGAGGGCACGGGGCGGGGCGGCAAGCCGACGACGGCAGTGATTGAGGGCGGCAACCTGGAGCCCTTCCGCGGGCAGCGCGCCCGCAAAGGCCACCTGGCCCCAGTCAAGCTGAAACCCGGCGGCCTCAGTTGATGCCGGCACGCAGCAGGAAATTACCCAGATGAAAGTCACTCTTGGTGGTGTGATTGATCTGCCAATCCACCAGCAGGAGTTGGATTCGGAATAGCAGATAGAGCTGGTCCCGCTGCGCTGTGAGAATTTCCTCGCACAAGCCCTCGCAAGCGCTCTGGAAGGCACGATGCTGGCGCAGATGCTCCTCAATGAAAGGATAGCCGTAGCGCCTCATCAGGTTTTCCTCAGTATTGAAGTGGGCTTGAGAGAACTCCGTCAGCGCATTCAGCGTTCCACCCACAGCGCCATCGCCCTGCGCCACCAGCGCCGCAATGTTGGCCGCCCGTGCCAGCAGTTCTTTGTGCTGGGCATCGATTTCCTCGATCAATACCGAATATTCGTCTCGCCAAGTGGCGTCGGGCATCCCCCCCACGACCGAACCGTGGGCCTCACCCTGGTCCGCGGCGGCACAACGCTTCAGATAGCTGCGCGCAGCCTTGTCGTCAGGTGCCCCGCGTAAGCATTCCTCTAGCATGGGTCGGGCCAGATCGGCCCGACCCATGTGAAAAAAAGCCACCGCTTCCTCGAAAGCCTGCTTGGTCTCCTGCTTGGCCAGCCAGAGAGGCTCCGGGTCCGCATCGAACACCTCATAGACGGACTGAGCCTGATAGCGTCCCCTTACAGACAGTCGATCAAGGAAGCGGATGGAATAGGCACCTCGGTCCTCCAGGGAGTGCAGGGTCTGGTCGCTGATGATCAGCGGTGTTCCATAGTTCTTGGTCAGACCTTCGAGGCGGGAAGCCAGGTTCACCGCATCGCCGATCACCGTGCTGTCCATGCGGTTGGGACCGCCCACCGTACCCATCATGACCAGACCGGTATTGAGGCCGATACCGATGCGAATCGGCGCATAACCAGCCCGGGAACGGCCCTGGTTGTAGATCACCAGACGCCGCAGCATATCGATGCCGGCCCGCACGCCATCGTCGGCAGTGCCTGGAAACAATGCCATGATGCCATCGCCGATGTACTTGTCGATGATGCCCCGATTCCGCGCCACCACGGGTTCCATGGTGGAGAGATAGGAGTTGATGAAACGAAAGTTCTCGGCCGGCAGGATGGCCTCGGACAACAGGGTGAAATCCCGGATGTCCGAGAACAGCAAGGTCATTTCCTTCTCGACATGATCCCCCAGTTCCACCTCGACGATGCTGGGACGCCCGAGAAGTTGCAGAAACTGCTGGGGCACGAAGCGGCCATAGGCGGCTTCGGACTCGGTCAAGGGAGTAGGGGCCTGATTCTGGCTGTCGGTGGACATGGGGCCAGTATAAACGCAAAGCCCCGGCTAACCGGGGCTTGGGAAAAACGGCAACACAGGGGAAAGCTGATGCCTAAACCTGCATGTTCATGATGTCATGGTAGGCGGAGACCAGCTTGTTGCGCACCTGAACCATCTGCTGGAAGGACAGGTTGGCCTTTTGCAGATTGACCATGACATCCTGAAGATTCACGTTGTTCTGTCCGCTGGCGAAGTCCTCGGTCATTGTCTTGGCACTTTGCTGGGCTTGATTGACCTGCTCCAGGGCACCCTTGAGCACCTGGGCAAAATCGGGCCCGCCCGCCTCCTGGACGGCGCCCGCCGGCTTGCTCTGGGTCAGGGCGGATGCCGCCCTCAGTTCGGCGAGCATGGCGTCAATATTGCGCGTGTCAATGGACATGTCGTGATGGTCGTGCCGGCAAGTCGTGGTAATGGTCCCGATTCTATGAGCAAACGACGTGCCCGTCATTCATTTTCAAGAAACCCTTCCTCACGATACTGGGCCAGTTTGTAGCGCAAGGTCCGTTCGGATATCCCTAGCAACTCCACCGCTTTCTTGCGGGACCCTCC from the Denitratisoma oestradiolicum genome contains:
- the parC gene encoding DNA topoisomerase IV subunit A, encoding MTTETPDLFDTPPPAIPPTPVFDDGSTLPLDTYAEQAYLAYAMSVVRSRALPQVEDGMKPVQRRILYAMSEMRLSPTAKHVKSARVVGDVIGKYHPHGDSSIYDAMVRVAQDFSLRYPLVDGQGNFGSRDGDGAAAMRYTECRLTPIAELLLAEIDRGTVDFVSNYDGAFQEPSLLPARLPFVLLNGASGIAVGMATEIPAHNLREVAEAARLLIKKPEAVLEEVLAVLPGPDFPGGGQLISSPADIRDAYASGRGSLRLRARWRIEELARNQWRVIVNELPHGVSTAQVLSEIETLTNPQPKAGKKDVTQEQKNLKQVVLGVLDTVRDESNENAPVRIVLEPRSSRISQEEFMAVLLAHTSLEASTSLNFTMIGRNGRPQQKNLLQILHEWIDFRFATVERRSRHRLGEVERRIHILEGRMTAFLRIEEVIRVIRESDEPKAELMAHFGLSEIQAEDILEIRLRQLARLEGIRIEKELGDLREEQGRLQTLLDSRPEMTRLILKEIADDAKQFGDPRRTLIEAVAYTGPAEVSVPDEPVTVILSKNGWVRSRQGHGVDTASISYKTGDHAFLVAESRTVWPLVLIDDNGRAYSVKVSDLPGGRGDGVPITTLVDFQDGAKISQAISADPEGKYLFAGSGGYGFVARLGDLVGRNKAGKSFLSLDKGEQPLKPAPANGATLCALSAIGRLLLFPLADMPEMSKGRGNKIMDLEPADSLLAVCVNYGNSLTIEGTGRGGKPTTAVIEGGNLEPFRGQRARKGHLAPVKLKPGGLS
- a CDS encoding bacteriohemerythrin — translated: MSTDSQNQAPTPLTESEAAYGRFVPQQFLQLLGRPSIVEVELGDHVEKEMTLLFSDIRDFTLLSEAILPAENFRFINSYLSTMEPVVARNRGIIDKYIGDGIMALFPGTADDGVRAGIDMLRRLVIYNQGRSRAGYAPIRIGIGLNTGLVMMGTVGGPNRMDSTVIGDAVNLASRLEGLTKNYGTPLIISDQTLHSLEDRGAYSIRFLDRLSVRGRYQAQSVYEVFDADPEPLWLAKQETKQAFEEAVAFFHMGRADLARPMLEECLRGAPDDKAARSYLKRCAAADQGEAHGSVVGGMPDATWRDEYSVLIEEIDAQHKELLARAANIAALVAQGDGAVGGTLNALTEFSQAHFNTEENLMRRYGYPFIEEHLRQHRAFQSACEGLCEEILTAQRDQLYLLFRIQLLLVDWQINHTTKSDFHLGNFLLRAGIN
- the fliE gene encoding flagellar hook-basal body complex protein FliE, whose translation is MSIDTRNIDAMLAELRAASALTQSKPAGAVQEAGGPDFAQVLKGALEQVNQAQQSAKTMTEDFASGQNNVNLQDVMVNLQKANLSFQQMVQVRNKLVSAYHDIMNMQV